A single region of the Gopherus evgoodei ecotype Sinaloan lineage chromosome 3, rGopEvg1_v1.p, whole genome shotgun sequence genome encodes:
- the LOC115647718 gene encoding pleckstrin homology domain-containing family A member 3-like isoform X2, with the protein MAGRSGVVNGRLTFTALAMEGALLKWTNYLSGWQPRYFVLDSGILSYYDSQDDVGKGSKGSIKMAVCEIKVHPTDPTRMELVIPGEQYFYLKAGGAAERQKWLVALGSSKACLGDSRSQKDKDMHLSSESLGRKLSELRLYCDLLTQQVLDVQESTRPQDNGSPLDIEMNEASSLLRATCSQFISTLEECMKFANARLAPELYQPSPSPLPQDFVGTKLPHSHRVRRSLSHTGIVSPDRGAEPPWPPVPPQKGAVTVLRNLEEMVVFRSQHWSQQGPAPDSPVGTIVEEREEAPLPTQESPAELAGSEKRK; encoded by the exons GTTGGCAGCCACGGTACTTTGTCCTGGACAGTGGCATCCTGTCCTACTACGACTCTCAGGACGACGTGGGCAAAGGCAGCAAAGGCAGCATCAAGATGGCCGTCTGTGAGATCAAAG TGCACCCCACCGACCCCACGCGCATGGAGCTGGTGATTCCAGGGGAGCAGTATTTCTACCTGAAGGCAGGGGGTGCCGCAGAGAGGCAGAAGTGGCTGGTGGCCCTGGGGAGCTCTAAAGCCTGTTTGGGCGACAGCAGGAGCCAGAAGGACAAAG ACATGCACCTGAGCAGTGAGTCCCTGGGCCGGAAGCTGTCGGAGCTACGGCTGTACTGCGACCtgctgactcagcaggtcttGGATGTCCAGGAGTCCACACGGCCCCAGGACAATGGCTCCCCACTCGATATCGAG ATGAACGAAGCCTCCTCCTTGCTCAGAGCCACCTGCAGCCAGTTCATCTCCACGCTGGAGGAGTGCATGAAATTCGCCAACGCCCGCCTGGCACCCGAGCTCTACCAGCCCTCGCCGTCCCCTCTGCCTCAGGACTTCGTGGGCACCAAACTCCCGCATTCCCATAGA GTGAGACGCTCCCTCAGCCACACGGGCATCGTGTCCCCCGACAG AGGGGCAGAGCCGCCCTGGCCCCCGGTGCCGCCACAGAAGGGCGCCGTGACAGTGCTGCGCAACCTGGAGGAGATGGTGGTGTTCCGCTCGCAGCACTGGAGCCAGCAGGGCCCCGCGCCCGACAGCCCTGTCGGCACCATCgtggaggagagggaag AGGCACCGCTGCCCACGCAAGAGTCCCCGGCGGAATTGGCTGGCAGTGAGAAGCGGAAGTGA
- the LOC115647718 gene encoding pleckstrin homology domain-containing family A member 3-like isoform X1 — MAGRSGVVNGRLTFTALAMEGALLKWTNYLSGWQPRYFVLDSGILSYYDSQDDVGKGSKGSIKMAVCEIKVHPTDPTRMELVIPGEQYFYLKAGGAAERQKWLVALGSSKACLGDSRSQKDKDMHLSSESLGRKLSELRLYCDLLTQQVLDVQESTRPQDNGSPLDIEKMNEASSLLRATCSQFISTLEECMKFANARLAPELYQPSPSPLPQDFVGTKLPHSHRVRRSLSHTGIVSPDRGAEPPWPPVPPQKGAVTVLRNLEEMVVFRSQHWSQQGPAPDSPVGTIVEEREEAPLPTQESPAELAGSEKRK; from the exons GTTGGCAGCCACGGTACTTTGTCCTGGACAGTGGCATCCTGTCCTACTACGACTCTCAGGACGACGTGGGCAAAGGCAGCAAAGGCAGCATCAAGATGGCCGTCTGTGAGATCAAAG TGCACCCCACCGACCCCACGCGCATGGAGCTGGTGATTCCAGGGGAGCAGTATTTCTACCTGAAGGCAGGGGGTGCCGCAGAGAGGCAGAAGTGGCTGGTGGCCCTGGGGAGCTCTAAAGCCTGTTTGGGCGACAGCAGGAGCCAGAAGGACAAAG ACATGCACCTGAGCAGTGAGTCCCTGGGCCGGAAGCTGTCGGAGCTACGGCTGTACTGCGACCtgctgactcagcaggtcttGGATGTCCAGGAGTCCACACGGCCCCAGGACAATGGCTCCCCACTCGATATCGAG AAGATGAACGAAGCCTCCTCCTTGCTCAGAGCCACCTGCAGCCAGTTCATCTCCACGCTGGAGGAGTGCATGAAATTCGCCAACGCCCGCCTGGCACCCGAGCTCTACCAGCCCTCGCCGTCCCCTCTGCCTCAGGACTTCGTGGGCACCAAACTCCCGCATTCCCATAGA GTGAGACGCTCCCTCAGCCACACGGGCATCGTGTCCCCCGACAG AGGGGCAGAGCCGCCCTGGCCCCCGGTGCCGCCACAGAAGGGCGCCGTGACAGTGCTGCGCAACCTGGAGGAGATGGTGGTGTTCCGCTCGCAGCACTGGAGCCAGCAGGGCCCCGCGCCCGACAGCCCTGTCGGCACCATCgtggaggagagggaag AGGCACCGCTGCCCACGCAAGAGTCCCCGGCGGAATTGGCTGGCAGTGAGAAGCGGAAGTGA